TTCGTTTGGCGCTAAACTGTCTATTTGCGTTTTTGTTGGTAACAAAGACAAGCTCGCAATATCACTAAGCTTATGAATACTGAGCTTGTCAGCAAGCCGAGTGAAAATAGTTGGTTTGTATTTGATGATAGGGGCGGAAAAATACAGTTTATCGTTATCTTCTTGATAAAAGGTGGGAACAACAACATCTGCATCACCACTGATGACCATTTTTTTTGTGCGATGCAGCGGCGCATAAGTATAGGAAACACTGTGACCTAGGTTTTTCAGCACTTGTGTGACTATGTCTAAGTCTATACCACTATTGGTCTTTGCAATCATATGTGGCGGTGCATCATCACTGGCGATGACCAATGTAGCGCACAGGGCAGCCGTGCTATAAAAGCTCGTCACCAAAGCCAACCATATTACAAATCTCAACATGCTATTCCTTTTTTGTATCTAACCCGCAATATTTTAAGTGATGTCGATCCATTATGTGCTTGATTAAACTCAAGGTAATAGTTATCAGATTATCGCCAAGCGTAACTTATTTTGGTAAATATTGTGCGCCTTTCCTGTTTTAATGACCCAATAAAGTCATCTTCAAAACTATTGTCTGAATAGCCTAAGAAAAACACCGTTTGCGGGTTCAATTTATAAGCATATATCAATTGTGTTGCTAAACTGCGCTCTTGCTCGCTAAAAAAGCTCAGCGGATTATTGTCTGGGTTGTAATCAATATCTTGATAGACGAGGCTCAGTTTTAAAGAGCTTTGCACATCAAAATAATAACGCAGCCTTAAATCGGTAAGATTAGCGGTAAAAACATTTTGGCTGTCTGCATCAAGCTCGCTATAGGTGTGATATAAGTCAATTTCAAGATGAGGGTTAGGGTGCCATGTAACATTACCTATTAACTCAACGATATCACCTAAACGGTCGTTGTCGTAATCGATCTTATCTCCTAATGTACCCTCAAGTGACACGTAAGTTTTATTATTTGGCCTAAGTTGCCCAAAGAAGCGCCATTGCTGTTCGTTAAAGCGTTTAGTGTTGCCATCGATAGATAAATTACTGCTGTCTTGTCGCAAACCCACTTTATTCGCATCGACATAAATTAACTCTACACGTGACAATAGTGGGCCGTCGGCAAAAGCATAAAATGATTGCTCTCGATTAATCAATTCACCGTTTTCATTATGCTGAATGGCGTATTTACTGCCAACATCAATTGTTGACCAAAGCGCTTGCTCATCTTGGTAAAAGCTGCGAACAATATTAATTTGATCATTGACGTAATCAACGCGATTGATGAATCCTAGGTCGGCGCGAAAATCCTCACCATACCATTGACGCTGCGCATCTAACGTCCAGTATTCAGAATCGTGAAGATATTTAAGCTGGTAAGCGTTGTCTGAAAAACTTCCTTCTTTTTGACTGCGCAACACTTGTTCATTGGGTGAACAGTTGCCTCGACAAAATTGCGTGAACAAGTCTTGTGGATATTCGGTATCACTTGCTAACCATTGAAATTTCAAGGAGTTTGCTCCGTTAATGCGATAACTACCATCAAGGCCAGTGACATAGTTATGGTAGTCGTCAGCACGTCGAAACGTTGAAATAACCCCCAGTGTCACATCTTGGCTAATATCATAAAGGTAGCGTAAAGCACCTGAGTGACTTTCTGTATCCAAAGAAGCGATATTCGCGCTAAGGTTGCCAGACAAGATGAAATTAGTTTCTTCATCATGGCTAACAAATGCACCAAAGTTATGTGAACCTTGGCTGCCGGTTAACTTTGCGCCGTAATCAGGATCGGCAATATTACGGGTGTATACAAGCTCGGTAATGCTTTCAAAGTAGTGTTGATTTTCAAGAAAAAAGCTGCGCTTTTCATCAAAAAACAGTGAAAACTTGTTGTTAACTTTGAGCTGGCCAGCATCGGCTTCAACGGTTGAAAAATCAGGGTTAAGTGTCGCGTTAAACAAGGTTTTTGGGGTGATCCCCCAGCGCAAATCTAGGCTAGCTTCAACATCCGTTTCACTTTGCCAATCAGATTGCGGGTCGTAGATATCGCGTTGCTCATCATAACTGGCAACTAGCGCTGGCGTAATTTGTAAGTTTTCTCCGATTTCCGCTTGCTCAAAGCCTTCTGCCATTGGGTATTGGCATAGCCAACAGGCATTGTCACGATCGAGTTTTACACTGGAAATACGCAATCGTTGCTCACGCGGATATATGCGTACCAATTCAAATGGCCATTGCTGAATACTTTTATTCTCATCAAAATTTAAAATTTGGTAAGGGATTGCCATTTCCACTTGGTAACCAAATTCCGTTACTTTACCGTATGAATGCCAAATACCGTCCCATAATTCATTCGGTAATCCAGTAATTTCATTGAAGGTTTCATCATTTTGTACGCCGTAGGGGTTCACAAAAAAGTTATAACTTAGGCGGCGATTATTCAGCGGATCAATGATAATACCAACAACATCGTCGAACCACTTAGTGTCACGCTCACCAATTGAGCTGATCATTTTGTTTGGATTGGGATCATGTGCGATAAATGCGACAAGCAGCTCTTTACCGTTGTCGATTACGCGCGCTTCGGTCTTTACTGGACTCGGTGTGTTTTCGTAAGGGCTGGTCACATTATCGAGAAAAATAACTTTTGCTTGTTGCCAAACCGGATCGCTTAAGTCGCCGTCTATCACTGCATTGAGGTTAGTATGAGGGATGGCGATTGATTGTTTTGCTTGGTGGGTAAATGGCGTGGCAAATAGAGAAAAAGAACACGTTAACAGGGCAACTGCTAATCCCTGACGACATCTGGCGAACATCTTAATAGCCCTTGATTTTGTTATTGTTGTTGTTTTATTGGGCAAGTATTGTGTCAGAATATGTATGAATAGACAAACGTAAGTTAATGCTGTTGTTAACATTTATTTTACATGGGTTTTACTGTTAATTAGAGCGTTACTAGTAAAAATGAGGAGACTATAGGTTATGCCGTTTAGTTGGTTCGATATTTTCGCCATCATTATTTTTATTCTCTGCTGGGCTGGTTATACGGTATTTGCGCGTAAACAAGCAAAAACCACCAATTGTATTGCTCGTTGCTTGCATCAGCACAGAATTCATTGGATGTACGAGCTAATGACTCGCGATGTTCGCGTAACTGAGGCGGCACTGCTTGCCAATTTAGAACGCAATATCGCTTTCTTTGCCTCAACGTCACTGTTGGTTATCGCTGGTATATTGACTTTATTTGCGCAAATCGAAAAGCTGGAGGGAGTGATTGCGTCGCTGCCTTTTGCTGACCCGTCGAATCACCTTGCGATACAACTTAAACTGGCCTTATTGGCATTTATATTTGTATTAGCGTTTTTCCATTTTACTTGGTCAATGCGTCAATACGGTTTTTTGAACGTTATGATAGGTGCTGCACCTATTGATTTAGCGGGAACAAACCCCAACCTAAAACAATACGCTAAGCAAATGGCCGTTGTTCAAGACCAAGCCGCACACTCCTACAACTATGGACTGCGCTCCTATTATTTCTCGTTGGCAGTAATTTGTTGGTTCTTTCACCCTTGGTTATTTGCGTTAGCAAGCTTAGTTGTGGTTTACACCTTGTACATTAGAGAGTTCAAGTCGAAAGCGGTTCGTGCGATTACAGTTGCGCAAGACCTTTTATGGGTTGAACGAGAAAAGGGTGACGCTAATGCAATTAATCAAACTAAGGCATCAATTAAACGTTAAAACTCGACATGACTGGGCGGTAGTTACTAAGTGGCAGAACAATTTAAACATTATACGGTGAGCGATTTTGATCGTTTTGATTGCGTTAAACTCTCGAAAACTATTTATTTAGCGCTTGCTTACTTATTACGTGGCTACTTAGTGTGGATGATGTCGGTCACCAACTTCAATGACAGGGTAGGAATTATTCAGTGGATTTACCCAGAGCCCAAGTTATTCTACCTAAATTTGGCATCCGGTAGCTTAGGGCTATTAGTTTTGCTGCTAGTGAGCTTAAGGCGTCCTAATGCGAATTCATGGGTGAAAGCTGTGTGGCCTCATACATTAAAGATGATACTGGCGGCATTAGTGATAGATAGTGTGATTGTGTTTGCTGGCTATTATTGGTGGCAGTTAACGGATGTGAGTGTGATGGTGGCACAATTATCAATTGCCTTAATCGTCGCTGCACCATGTTTGTTGAGTAAACGCTTAAAGCTAAATTTGGTTGAATTTCCAGAGCCGTTACCAGAAAAGTAACGGCTTTCTCGCACTGACTACTTGCCAAAGCCTTGGTCAATAATCAAATTTTTTCCTTCGGCAGCTGTTCTTGCTAATTCATCGCAACGTTCATTCTCAGGGTGACCCGAATGGCCTTTAACCCATTTCCATTCAATTTCGTGGCGCTGAACTTCTGCGTGTAATTGCTTCCATAAATCAACGTTTTTTACAGGCTGTTTGCTGGCAGTTTTCCAATTGTTTTTTAACCAGTTATGAATCCAATTAGTGATGCCTTGGCGCACGTACTGACTGTCGGTCGTAATGGTCACTTTACAACCTTCTTTGAGTGTTTGTAGCGCTTTAATCGGCGCTAACAGCTCCATGCGATTATTGGTCGTTTGTTGGTAGCCTTGTGATAACTCTTTTTCGTGCGCTTTATATATAAGCAGCGCACCATAGCCACCTGGGCCGGGGTTGCCGAGGCATGAACCATCGGTATAAATATAAACGTGCTTTTGCATTAAGTACTGCCTTTTGCGGTTTAAGGCCAACAAGTATTTGATTATTGGCATTCGTACGCAGATAAATAGGGCGTTTGATGACCAATTTATTTTCGATGTACGATTTTGATTGTGCTGTTTTTATTATGCAGTTTTTATTATCCTATGAAGCTC
This Thalassotalea euphylliae DNA region includes the following protein-coding sequences:
- a CDS encoding carbohydrate binding family 9 domain-containing protein yields the protein MFARCRQGLAVALLTCSFSLFATPFTHQAKQSIAIPHTNLNAVIDGDLSDPVWQQAKVIFLDNVTSPYENTPSPVKTEARVIDNGKELLVAFIAHDPNPNKMISSIGERDTKWFDDVVGIIIDPLNNRRLSYNFFVNPYGVQNDETFNEITGLPNELWDGIWHSYGKVTEFGYQVEMAIPYQILNFDENKSIQQWPFELVRIYPREQRLRISSVKLDRDNACWLCQYPMAEGFEQAEIGENLQITPALVASYDEQRDIYDPQSDWQSETDVEASLDLRWGITPKTLFNATLNPDFSTVEADAGQLKVNNKFSLFFDEKRSFFLENQHYFESITELVYTRNIADPDYGAKLTGSQGSHNFGAFVSHDEETNFILSGNLSANIASLDTESHSGALRYLYDISQDVTLGVISTFRRADDYHNYVTGLDGSYRINGANSLKFQWLASDTEYPQDLFTQFCRGNCSPNEQVLRSQKEGSFSDNAYQLKYLHDSEYWTLDAQRQWYGEDFRADLGFINRVDYVNDQINIVRSFYQDEQALWSTIDVGSKYAIQHNENGELINREQSFYAFADGPLLSRVELIYVDANKVGLRQDSSNLSIDGNTKRFNEQQWRFFGQLRPNNKTYVSLEGTLGDKIDYDNDRLGDIVELIGNVTWHPNPHLEIDLYHTYSELDADSQNVFTANLTDLRLRYYFDVQSSLKLSLVYQDIDYNPDNNPLSFFSEQERSLATQLIYAYKLNPQTVFFLGYSDNSFEDDFIGSLKQERRTIFTKISYAWR
- a CDS encoding DUF599 domain-containing protein; translated protein: MPFSWFDIFAIIIFILCWAGYTVFARKQAKTTNCIARCLHQHRIHWMYELMTRDVRVTEAALLANLERNIAFFASTSLLVIAGILTLFAQIEKLEGVIASLPFADPSNHLAIQLKLALLAFIFVLAFFHFTWSMRQYGFLNVMIGAAPIDLAGTNPNLKQYAKQMAVVQDQAAHSYNYGLRSYYFSLAVICWFFHPWLFALASLVVVYTLYIREFKSKAVRAITVAQDLLWVEREKGDANAINQTKASIKR
- a CDS encoding DUF2919 family protein, with protein sequence MAEQFKHYTVSDFDRFDCVKLSKTIYLALAYLLRGYLVWMMSVTNFNDRVGIIQWIYPEPKLFYLNLASGSLGLLVLLLVSLRRPNANSWVKAVWPHTLKMILAALVIDSVIVFAGYYWWQLTDVSVMVAQLSIALIVAAPCLLSKRLKLNLVEFPEPLPEK
- the rnhA gene encoding ribonuclease HI; translated protein: MQKHVYIYTDGSCLGNPGPGGYGALLIYKAHEKELSQGYQQTTNNRMELLAPIKALQTLKEGCKVTITTDSQYVRQGITNWIHNWLKNNWKTASKQPVKNVDLWKQLHAEVQRHEIEWKWVKGHSGHPENERCDELARTAAEGKNLIIDQGFGK